From the genome of Hymenobacter cellulosilyticus, one region includes:
- the rplL gene encoding 50S ribosomal protein L7/L12: protein MADLKAFAEQLVNLTVKEVNELATILKDEYGIEPAAAAPVMMQGGGGGAAADAPEEKTAFDVILKSAGASKLAVVKLVKDLTGLGLKEAKELVDGAPKALKEGVAKDEADSLKKQLEEAGAEVEVK, encoded by the coding sequence ATGGCAGATTTGAAAGCATTCGCTGAGCAGCTCGTTAACCTGACGGTGAAAGAAGTAAACGAACTGGCTACTATCCTGAAGGACGAGTATGGCATTGAGCCTGCTGCTGCTGCTCCCGTAATGATGCAAGGTGGTGGCGGTGGCGCTGCTGCTGACGCTCCCGAGGAGAAGACGGCATTCGACGTAATCCTGAAGTCGGCTGGCGCTAGCAAGCTGGCAGTAGTTAAGCTGGTGAAAGACCTGACCGGTCTGGGCCTGAAAGAAGCCAAAGAACTGGTTGACGGTGCTCCCAAGGCCCTGAAAGAAGGTGTTGCTAAAGACGAAGCTGATTCGTTGAAGAAGCAACTGGAAGAAGCCGGTGCTGAAGTAGAAGTTAAGTAA
- the rplJ gene encoding 50S ribosomal protein L10, with amino-acid sequence MTREEKQALVDELSEKFQSHNAFYITDASGMSVAKINEFRRLCFNRGLEFKVYKNTLIRKALDTLGTDTAELDAALKSQSGVLFSKEAGNAPGKLLKDFYKAQNYGKNVEPKPALKGAYIDASIYLGANQLETLSTLKGKNELIGEVIGLLQSPAKNVISALSSGGNKLAGILKTLSEKEEAAA; translated from the coding sequence ATGACCCGGGAAGAAAAACAAGCCCTCGTCGACGAGTTGAGCGAAAAGTTTCAATCGCACAACGCGTTCTACATTACCGATGCTTCGGGAATGTCGGTGGCGAAAATCAACGAATTCCGCCGGTTGTGCTTCAACCGTGGCCTGGAGTTCAAAGTGTATAAAAACACGCTAATCCGTAAGGCGCTCGATACGTTGGGCACTGACACGGCAGAACTGGACGCAGCGCTGAAAAGCCAGTCGGGTGTACTATTCTCGAAAGAGGCTGGCAACGCTCCCGGCAAACTGCTGAAGGACTTCTATAAGGCTCAGAACTACGGCAAAAACGTAGAGCCCAAGCCTGCTCTGAAGGGTGCTTACATCGATGCTAGCATCTATCTGGGTGCTAATCAGCTCGAGACGCTGAGCACGCTGAAAGGCAAAAACGAGCTTATCGGTGAAGTTATCGGTTTGCTCCAGTCGCCTGCCAAGAACGTTATCAGCGCTCTGTCGAGCGGTGGCAACAAGCTGGCCGGCATCCTCAAGACGCTTTCCGAAAAAGAAGAGGCGGCTGCTTAA
- the rplA gene encoding 50S ribosomal protein L1 has protein sequence MAQVSKKRKEALAKHDLTQVRNLVEAAKVVKDITYTKFDASVDIDVRLGVDPRKADQMVRGVATLPHGTGKTVRVLALVTPDKEAEATAAGADFVGLDDYISKIEKGWTDIDVIITMPSVMAKVGRLGRVLGPRGLMPNPKSGTVTTDVAKAVQEVKAGKIDFKVDKTGIIHTSIGKVSFDDQKLAENAIEVIQTLQRLKPSSAKGTYIKSITLSSTMSPAVPVDTTVTSA, from the coding sequence ATGGCACAAGTTAGCAAAAAGCGCAAGGAAGCCCTTGCCAAACACGACCTGACGCAGGTACGCAACCTTGTTGAGGCAGCCAAAGTGGTGAAGGACATTACCTACACCAAATTTGACGCTTCCGTTGACATCGACGTACGTCTGGGCGTTGACCCCCGCAAAGCCGACCAGATGGTTCGTGGCGTCGCCACGCTGCCCCACGGTACCGGCAAAACCGTACGCGTTCTGGCTCTGGTTACTCCCGACAAGGAGGCCGAAGCTACCGCTGCCGGCGCTGATTTCGTAGGCTTGGACGACTACATCTCGAAAATTGAGAAAGGCTGGACCGACATCGACGTGATTATCACGATGCCGTCGGTAATGGCTAAAGTAGGTCGCCTGGGCCGCGTACTTGGTCCCCGTGGTCTGATGCCAAACCCCAAGTCGGGTACGGTAACGACCGACGTGGCTAAGGCAGTGCAGGAAGTGAAGGCTGGTAAAATCGACTTCAAAGTTGACAAAACCGGTATCATTCACACCAGCATCGGCAAAGTGTCTTTTGATGACCAGAAGCTGGCTGAAAACGCCATCGAAGTAATCCAGACGCTTCAGCGTTTGAAGCCTTCGTCGGCCAAAGGCACTTACATCAAGAGCATCACGCTGAGCAGCACGATGAGCCCCGCCGTTCCGGTTGACACCACGGTTACTTCCGCTTAA
- the rplK gene encoding 50S ribosomal protein L11 produces MAKEIRGYLKLQIKGGAANPSPPVGPALGSKGLNIMEFCKQFNARTQDKAGQVCPVLITMYTDKSFDFVVKTPPAPVMLLEAAKLQGGSKEPNRNKVGSVTWDQIRTIAEVKMPDLNAFQVESAMKQVAGTARSMGITIKGDSPFAE; encoded by the coding sequence ATGGCCAAAGAAATTAGAGGTTATCTGAAGCTTCAGATAAAGGGAGGCGCTGCGAACCCCTCGCCGCCGGTTGGACCTGCACTTGGTAGCAAAGGCCTTAACATCATGGAATTCTGCAAGCAGTTCAATGCTCGCACCCAGGATAAGGCCGGCCAAGTATGTCCCGTATTGATCACCATGTACACCGACAAGTCGTTTGACTTCGTGGTGAAGACCCCTCCAGCACCAGTGATGCTGCTGGAAGCTGCCAAGCTCCAGGGTGGTTCGAAAGAGCCTAACCGGAACAAGGTAGGTTCGGTTACGTGGGACCAAATCCGCACCATCGCCGAAGTGAAAATGCCCGACTTGAACGCCTTCCAGGTGGAGTCGGCCATGAAGCAAGTGGCAGGTACGGCCCGCAGCATGGGTATTACCATCAAGGGCGATTCTCCCTTTGCTGAATAA
- the nusG gene encoding transcription termination/antitermination protein NusG has protein sequence MGELKWYVVRSVSGQEKKAKQYLETEIGRHGLSELVPQVLIPAEKVYEMRNGKKRVRERNFFPGYILIHADLTHGEVDHIITSTPGVIGFLSDKEGKSTNTKPIPLRLSEVNRILGIVDEAEEETASLETPFVVGELVKVVDGAFSGFSGNVSEVFEERKKLNVIVKIFGRSTPMELSYTQVEKES, from the coding sequence ATGGGAGAGTTGAAGTGGTACGTGGTTCGCTCGGTTAGCGGACAGGAGAAAAAGGCCAAGCAGTACTTGGAAACCGAGATTGGCCGTCATGGCCTTTCGGAGCTAGTCCCTCAAGTATTGATTCCGGCCGAGAAGGTTTACGAAATGCGCAATGGTAAGAAGCGCGTTCGGGAGCGGAACTTCTTCCCCGGTTACATCCTGATCCACGCTGACCTGACCCACGGCGAAGTTGACCACATTATCACCAGCACACCAGGGGTAATTGGTTTCCTGAGCGACAAAGAAGGCAAGAGCACCAACACCAAGCCGATTCCGCTGCGCCTGTCCGAAGTAAACCGGATTCTAGGCATTGTTGACGAAGCCGAAGAAGAAACGGCCAGCCTCGAAACGCCTTTTGTAGTAGGCGAGCTGGTGAAAGTAGTCGATGGAGCCTTTAGCGGCTTCTCGGGCAACGTTTCGGAGGTGTTCGAAGAGCGGAAAAAGCTCAACGTAATTGTGAAAATATTCGGCCGTAGCACGCCCATGGAGCTGAGCTACACCCAGGTCGAGAAAGAATCATAA
- the secE gene encoding preprotein translocase subunit SecE gives MSKLTKYFRDTTEEMRYKVTWSSFEELQKSAGLVLIGSLVFAAVVGIMDVVFNKSLEAFYNSFR, from the coding sequence ATGAGCAAGCTGACGAAATATTTCCGCGATACCACGGAGGAGATGCGTTACAAGGTAACGTGGTCTTCTTTTGAGGAACTGCAGAAGAGTGCCGGTCTGGTGCTCATCGGTTCGCTCGTGTTTGCCGCTGTTGTAGGCATTATGGACGTGGTGTTCAATAAAAGCCTCGAAGCGTTTTACAACTCGTTCCGTTAA
- a CDS encoding M1 family aminopeptidase — protein MAAPTNPVQPAATIVTDLLDTKLDVRFDWAKQWLLGTASLTLRPHFFPQSQVVLDAKGFDIKSVRLLAGGKEKNLNYTYDKRKITVTLDRPYSRTESYQIRISYTAKPNELEQGGSAAITSNKGLYFINPLGTDKNKPKQIWTQGETEANSCWFPTIDKPNQRMTQEIAMTVDAQYKTLSNGLMISSKKNADGTRTDVWKQSLPAAPYLTMMAVGDFAVVNDTWRGKAVDYYVEPKFQGTAKTIFGNTPAMLDFFSKKLGVDYPWEKYAQVSIRDFVSGAMENTSATTIRQEWTQLTPREQLDKTYITEGTIAHELFHQWFGDYVTAESWANLPLNEAFADYSELLWAEFKYGADAAELVQQEKLTQYLSEAESKREPLIRYRYAEQEDMFDRHSYDKGGRVLHMLRKYVGDEAFFASLNRYLTTNKFSASEIAKLRIAFEETTGEDLMWFFDQWFMQRGHPELRITHSYANGQVTMRVQQVQDSTFTPIYRLPVTVTTWINKQATDTRVVITKADQTFQWAAPQRPNLVKFDSEGQLLAKVQEERTQDELMFQYYNARNYLQKYEAIDGLRSKVGDLAVSGLLRNALNDNFWAVRNAALEALRKYKGPEGNAVRKDIKRVAAGDVKSQVRATALGTLSTFPNEDFGDVYSVALNDSSYLVASAAINALTKAPTVGTRDRINALQETSSTTVLSALANYYSLNGNLDHYPWFLRRLNDVPEEDLYNYLQNFGTLMTRIPPIEREKGIQKLETLARTHRNYAVKLGAYRALNTLVASTPSLKPILQDIKAKEKDSQLKAFYSLLQ, from the coding sequence TTGGCTGCCCCCACCAATCCGGTGCAGCCTGCTGCTACCATCGTAACCGACTTGCTGGATACCAAGCTCGATGTGCGGTTCGATTGGGCCAAGCAATGGCTGCTGGGTACGGCTTCCCTCACCTTACGCCCACATTTTTTTCCTCAAAGCCAGGTTGTGCTTGATGCCAAAGGCTTCGACATCAAAAGTGTGCGCCTGCTGGCCGGCGGCAAGGAGAAAAACCTGAACTATACCTACGACAAGCGCAAAATCACCGTCACGCTTGACCGGCCGTATTCCCGCACCGAGTCCTACCAGATTCGCATCAGCTACACGGCTAAGCCGAACGAGCTGGAACAAGGAGGCAGCGCGGCTATTACCAGCAATAAGGGCCTGTACTTTATCAACCCGCTTGGCACCGATAAGAATAAGCCCAAGCAGATCTGGACTCAGGGTGAGACGGAAGCCAACTCCTGCTGGTTTCCGACCATCGACAAGCCCAATCAGCGCATGACCCAGGAAATTGCCATGACCGTGGACGCTCAGTACAAGACGCTGTCTAATGGGTTGATGATTTCCTCCAAGAAAAACGCCGATGGCACCCGCACCGATGTGTGGAAGCAGAGCCTGCCCGCGGCCCCTTACCTGACCATGATGGCCGTGGGCGACTTTGCCGTCGTCAATGATACCTGGCGTGGTAAGGCTGTGGACTACTATGTGGAGCCCAAGTTCCAAGGTACGGCCAAGACCATCTTCGGAAACACCCCGGCCATGCTGGACTTCTTCTCCAAGAAGCTCGGCGTAGACTATCCCTGGGAAAAGTACGCGCAGGTATCTATCCGCGACTTTGTGTCGGGAGCTATGGAAAATACCTCCGCTACCACCATTCGCCAGGAATGGACCCAACTGACGCCCCGGGAGCAGCTCGACAAAACCTATATCACCGAGGGTACCATTGCCCACGAGCTGTTTCACCAGTGGTTCGGCGACTATGTTACGGCCGAGTCATGGGCCAACCTGCCCCTGAACGAAGCCTTTGCCGACTACTCGGAGCTGTTGTGGGCTGAGTTTAAGTATGGGGCTGACGCTGCCGAGCTAGTGCAGCAGGAAAAGCTTACCCAATACCTGAGTGAAGCCGAAAGCAAGCGGGAGCCTCTGATTCGCTACCGCTATGCCGAGCAAGAGGACATGTTCGACCGGCACTCGTACGACAAAGGTGGCCGGGTGCTGCACATGCTGCGCAAGTACGTAGGCGACGAAGCATTCTTTGCCTCACTCAACCGGTATCTGACGACCAACAAATTCTCGGCTTCGGAAATAGCCAAGCTGCGCATTGCCTTCGAGGAAACGACCGGTGAAGACCTGATGTGGTTCTTCGACCAGTGGTTTATGCAGCGGGGCCATCCTGAGCTACGCATCACGCACTCCTATGCCAATGGGCAGGTGACTATGCGGGTGCAGCAGGTGCAAGACTCCACCTTTACGCCTATCTACCGCCTTCCCGTCACGGTTACTACCTGGATCAACAAGCAGGCTACCGATACGCGAGTTGTTATCACCAAAGCCGACCAAACCTTCCAGTGGGCTGCCCCACAGCGTCCCAATCTGGTCAAGTTTGATTCCGAAGGCCAGCTGCTAGCCAAAGTGCAGGAGGAGCGCACTCAGGATGAGCTGATGTTCCAGTACTACAATGCCCGCAATTACCTGCAGAAGTATGAGGCTATTGATGGGCTGCGTAGCAAAGTAGGGGACCTGGCCGTGAGCGGACTCCTGCGCAATGCGCTAAATGATAATTTTTGGGCCGTGCGTAATGCCGCTCTCGAGGCTCTGCGTAAATACAAAGGCCCCGAAGGCAATGCCGTTCGTAAAGACATCAAGCGAGTAGCCGCCGGCGACGTGAAAAGCCAGGTGCGCGCTACGGCACTAGGGACCCTCTCTACTTTCCCAAATGAAGACTTCGGCGACGTGTACAGCGTAGCACTCAACGACAGTTCTTACCTCGTGGCTAGTGCTGCTATAAATGCGCTTACCAAAGCTCCTACCGTTGGTACCCGGGACCGAATCAATGCATTGCAGGAAACTAGTAGCACAACGGTCCTTAGCGCTTTAGCCAACTACTATTCTCTCAACGGCAACCTCGACCACTATCCCTGGTTTCTGCGCCGTCTGAATGATGTACCCGAAGAAGACCTGTATAACTACCTGCAGAACTTCGGCACTCTCATGACCCGTATCCCACCGATTGAGCGAGAGAAGGGTATTCAAAAGCTCGAAACGTTGGCCCGTACTCACCGCAACTATGCTGTGAAACTTGGCGCCTACCGTGCTTTAAATACACTTGTGGCTAGTACTCCTAGTCTCAAGCCCATCCTGCAGGATATTAAAGCCAAGGAAAAAGACAGTCAGTTAAAGGCCTTTTATAGCCTGCTTCAATAA
- a CDS encoding biotin/lipoyl-containing protein, with product MLQVSTGSNQTWDVDYRPNGSTLVNGEPFSWDLVSLGNGHYHLLHEGRSYSAEVISTDYTAKTFVLKLNGKLIELQAKDRFDLLLDKLGMSNAAASKVNELKAPMPGLIVAIRVEAGQQVKKGDPLLVLEAMKMENILKAPGDGTVGAIKVGLRDNVTKGQVLIQFS from the coding sequence ATGCTACAGGTAAGCACCGGTTCCAACCAGACCTGGGATGTTGATTATCGTCCCAACGGCTCCACACTAGTTAACGGTGAGCCGTTTAGTTGGGACCTGGTTTCGCTCGGAAATGGCCACTACCACCTGCTGCACGAAGGCCGCTCGTATTCAGCGGAAGTTATCAGCACCGATTATACAGCCAAAACTTTCGTGCTTAAGCTCAACGGCAAGCTCATCGAACTCCAGGCAAAAGACCGGTTCGATTTGCTGCTCGACAAGCTCGGAATGAGCAATGCCGCGGCCAGTAAGGTGAATGAACTCAAAGCGCCCATGCCCGGCCTGATAGTCGCCATTCGGGTAGAAGCCGGCCAACAAGTGAAGAAGGGCGACCCGCTCCTCGTATTGGAAGCCATGAAAATGGAAAACATCCTCAAAGCACCCGGCGACGGAACAGTAGGCGCCATCAAGGTCGGCCTGCGCGACAATGTCACCAAAGGCCAGGTGCTCATTCAATTCAGCTAA